The Longibacter salinarum genome includes the window CTCACCGTGTCGAACACGTTGCCGGTGAACACGAGCCGCTGCGTGACATCAGCTCCGGCTTCCTCGAAGGGCGTGGCGATCTCCTGCAGTGCGTCTCCTGCTTCGTCCTCGAACTGCTCACGTGCCTGCTCTGGAGAGGTCTGCTCCGGCACCTCGTACCATCCGACGATAACCACCCGCAGCGATGAGACGAGCTTCACGAGCGCCGGAGGGAGCGGACTCGGATCCGGAAGTTCAACGTCGATCAGGATGCTGGACGGAGTGTGCATAGCGGAAAACCAGGTCGAAATGGGGAATTCGAAGTGCGAAACCAGTACAGGGGAAGCGCTGCCCTGCACATCCGTGCAGACTCACTCGTAGACGATGTCCACGTCCCGCGCATAGAACACGTGCCAGAGAGCAGCAGCAATCAGAACGCCGAAACCGAGCCCGATTGAGAGCGGCTGCATGAACGCGATGAGCCCGAAGCTGGCGAGCGCGCCGAGCGCGGGAAGCACCGGTGAGCCGGGGCACCGGAAGTCTGGGTCATACGATGCCGGTTGTCGGGCTCGCATCACCAGAAGCGTGATGCACATCAGGCCGTACATCACCAGGTGCAGTAGCGAGGCGACCTCCGCCAGCACCTCCACCTGGCCGAACAGGATCAGCCCCGCGATCGGAACGCCCGTGAGGAGGAGCGCGATGTGCGGCGTCCGAAATTTCCGGTTGATCTCGCGCATCTTGTCGGGCACGAGGGAGTCGCGACTCAGCGCGAAGAGGGAACGCGACGAGCTCAGAATGGACGCGTTGGCGCTCGACAGTGTCGCGAGCAGACCACCCGTCAGAATGGCCGCGGCCCCGACCGTGCCGAAGATCGCCCGGGCTACCTCGACAATGGCTGTCTCCCCCAACCCGGAGAGCGCTTCGCTCCCTACGATGCTGGTGCTGAGGAAGATGGTGAGCACGTACAGCACGCCAACGAGGAGGACGCTTCCGATCATCGCCCGCGGCAGGTTACGCGCCGGGTCTTTAATCTCCCCTGCAACCGTAGCAATCTGTGCAAAGCCGAGGTACGAGGTGAAGACCAGTGCGGCTGTCGTGAAGACCGGCATAATGCCATATGGGAAGTACGACTCAGGCACCGTCTCCCGCCCGAAGAAGCCAAGCGCGTCGAGCAGGCCGTGGCCGAGGAAGCCCGCCAGAATCACCAGCAGCAACCCGACGATAGCACTCTGCAGGTCGCCGGTGTTCTTCGTCCCGGTGATGCTCACGCCGGTCAGCACCACGACCGTCATGAACGCCACGGCCTGCACCGGCAGCGACGCCGTCATCCCCAGCACACTGAGCACATCGGAGAGGTAGTAGGCAAACCCCATCAGGTAGAATGCCGACGCGAAGATCAGCCCCAGCCACTGCCCGATCCCAACGAGGCTTCCGAGAAACGCTCCGAGTCCGCGCGAGATGAAGTAGTAGCCACCGCCGGACTCGGGCATCGCGGTCGCAAGTTCGGCCGTCGGCAATGCCACGAGCATCGCAATGACAGCCCCAATCGCGAACGACAGCATCGCCGCCGGGCCGGCCTGACCGGCCGCGAGACCGGGAAACACGAAGATTCCAGCGCCGACCATGGTCCCCGTTCCGATGGCCATCGCCTCGACGAACCCGAGTGATCGCTCCAGTTCCGTGTTGGGCGACTCGGCTTCTACTTTGAGTGGCGGCCCTGAATTGCGGGACGACGTGTTCGACTCGCTCATGACAGCACAATCTCAGGGTAAGGGCGCACGTGAGATCCGTTCAGGCCACGTTGACCTGTGACGCAACCGGGCCTTATGCACACGAAGCCGCACAGCGATGATTCCTGTCGAAGGGTGCTCGTCCCCTGCCGACGTGTAACAGCACGCCCGGTCTCAATCTCCGATAAATTCGAAAAGCGAGACGGAAATCATCACTACGCTAACCAACGACATAAAGGCACAGAACTTACGTCGAGTCTAACGAACGTGTTTTCTTGTCTCTTCTGCTCTCCGTCTCACATTACCGCATCTCATGCCCGACGAATACACCGAAGTGACCAGCGAATCCTGGCTCAATCGCCTCTGGGATTCCATCACCGGCGTCCTTTTCGGCATACTGATATTTCTGGTGGCGTTTCCTCTGCTGTTTTGGAACGAGGGTCGCGCCGTAAAAACCGCCCGCAGCCTCGATGAAGGCGCAGCGTCCGTCGTGACCACTTCGCCCGATGCCGTCGACCCTGAGCTGGACGGCCAGCTCGTGCACGTGACTGGACGCGCGACCAGCGACGCCACGCTAACCGATCCTATTTTCGGCATCGAGGCGTCAGCGTTGAAGCTACGTCGGTCCGTGGAAATGTACCAATGGACGGAAGAAACCTCCCAGGAGACTCAAAAGAAGCTGGGCGGCAGCGAGGAGACCGTCACCACGTACTCGTACTCGAAAACGTGGGCTTCGCGTCCCATTGACTCCGAGGAATTCGAGAAATCCGCTGGGCACGAAAACCCGGGCCCAATGCCGTTTTCGGAATGGTCGGACGTGGCGCATCCCGTAACGGTGGGAGCGTTCCGTCTCCCCGGCTCGATGGCCGACGGCATCGGGAGCTACGATGACTACGTGCCGACGCCGGACGAGCGCACCGCCATCGAAGCCGAGCATGACATCACGTCGCAAGGTGGAACGCTCTACTCGGGCGACCCTGCGACACCTCAGGTCGGCGACATCCGAGTCACGTTCGACGCTGTTGCATCTGGCCCCGTCAGCATCGTCGCTAAGCAGACGGGCGATTCGTTTGAGGCGTACCAAACATCGAACGGACAGACGGTGTCGATGCTAGAATCCGGCACGCACAGCGCCGCTTCAATGTTCGAATCGGCTCAGGCGAGCAACACGATGTGGACATGGGGCCTGCGCGGGCTCGGAATCCTGCTCATGACATTCGGACTCTCGCTCGTCTTCCGCCCACTTACAGTGGTGGCCGACGTGGTTCCATTCCTGGGGAATTTGCTGGAGACGGGTTTCGGCCTTGTGTCGTTCTTGA containing:
- a CDS encoding TMEM43 family protein, which codes for MPDEYTEVTSESWLNRLWDSITGVLFGILIFLVAFPLLFWNEGRAVKTARSLDEGAASVVTTSPDAVDPELDGQLVHVTGRATSDATLTDPIFGIEASALKLRRSVEMYQWTEETSQETQKKLGGSEETVTTYSYSKTWASRPIDSEEFEKSAGHENPGPMPFSEWSDVAHPVTVGAFRLPGSMADGIGSYDDYVPTPDERTAIEAEHDITSQGGTLYSGDPATPQVGDIRVTFDAVASGPVSIVAKQTGDSFEAYQTSNGQTVSMLESGTHSAASMFESAQASNTMWTWGLRGLGILLMTFGLSLVFRPLTVVADVVPFLGNLLETGFGLVSFLIAIPFALVTIALGWIVYRPLVGIGLLVVAAAVVGLVVWMRGRADASSASESPAPSPV
- a CDS encoding APC family permease, which produces MSESNTSSRNSGPPLKVEAESPNTELERSLGFVEAMAIGTGTMVGAGIFVFPGLAAGQAGPAAMLSFAIGAVIAMLVALPTAELATAMPESGGGYYFISRGLGAFLGSLVGIGQWLGLIFASAFYLMGFAYYLSDVLSVLGMTASLPVQAVAFMTVVVLTGVSITGTKNTGDLQSAIVGLLLVILAGFLGHGLLDALGFFGRETVPESYFPYGIMPVFTTAALVFTSYLGFAQIATVAGEIKDPARNLPRAMIGSVLLVGVLYVLTIFLSTSIVGSEALSGLGETAIVEVARAIFGTVGAAAILTGGLLATLSSANASILSSSRSLFALSRDSLVPDKMREINRKFRTPHIALLLTGVPIAGLILFGQVEVLAEVASLLHLVMYGLMCITLLVMRARQPASYDPDFRCPGSPVLPALGALASFGLIAFMQPLSIGLGFGVLIAAALWHVFYARDVDIVYE